Proteins encoded by one window of Lathyrus oleraceus cultivar Zhongwan6 chromosome 1, CAAS_Psat_ZW6_1.0, whole genome shotgun sequence:
- the LOC127096259 gene encoding uncharacterized protein LOC127096259, with protein sequence MTKKEELTVPQTLPPKLKDPGKVTISCNTGGVNIPHGLCDLGSSINVMPLNKAKELKVGKIIPSNMTLTLADSSVTHPPGILRDMLVHVDGLVFPANFMVIDAKGDSGGLIILGRSFLETGKVKINVETGKLTLKFNNKKMVFKVYEWTPYVEHLKTCYHLEVKGSKVDKGMKTDELTDMRVSLAPDVPYA encoded by the coding sequence ATGACGAAGAAGGAAGAGCTGACAGTGCCTCAAACATTGCCACCAAAGCTAAAAGACCCAGGTAAGGTTACTATCTCTTGTAATACTGGTGGAGTAAATATCCCACATGGCTTGTGTGATTTAGGGTCTAGTATAAATGTCATGCCATTGAATAAGGCGAAAGAATTGAAAGTGGGTAAGATCATACCGAGTAACATGACTCTTACTTTAGCTGACTCATCTGTTACTCACCCGCCTGGTATCTTACGAGACATGTTAGTACATGTTGATGGTTTAGTGTTTCCTGCAAATTTTATGGTAATTGATGCAAAAGGAGATTCAGGAGGGCTGATTATTCTCGGACGCTCATTCTTGGAAACCGGGAAAGTAAAGATAAACGTGGAAACGGGTAAACTTACCTTGAAGTTCAACAACAAAAAAATGGTTTTTAAGGTGTATGAATGGACACCGTATGTGGAGCACTTGAAGACATGCTATCATCTGGAGGTAAAAGGTAGTAAGGTTGACAAAGGAATGAAAACAGATGAATTGACCGACATGAGGGTATCCCTTGCGCCTGACGTGCCTTATGCATGA